The genomic stretch AGACAAAGGTATGGACAGGCAGCTGAAGCTGACCTAATGGGGCATCTCTCcttagtttcagtttcagttgccTCATAGTCTTCTTTAAGCTGCCTGTCCATGAATTGGCCTATGTTTTCCCATATTGTCTTGTTCTTTTTCCAATGGACTGCATGTGGTgagcttaaaggaacacttcaccgttttttcatattaaactatgtcattcccttaattaagacgagttgatacatacctctcacgtttcaatgtgtgcactcaccggctctggcgcgcggcacaactttgatagcatttagctagcccaatgcattcattaggatccaaacagagatgaagttagaggCGACCACCTCCATagtttccctattaaaatacagttacatgagtagtcacatgaccaagtatggtgagacaaaataaaacatggtgcatttctaagcaggcaaaagggataactatattgtgtggcggaataacattgggagcacttagactctgcgccataatatcctcactccaaagtgaaactgaaagtgcaaaagtgaggatattactgcgccacacaatatagttatccctcttacctgcttacaaatgcaccacgttttattttgtctcaccatacttggtcgtgtgactacttgtgtaactgtatttagggaaaacatggaggtgtttggtcgcttctaacttcatctctgtttggatcctaatgaatgcattgggctagctaagtgctatcaaagttgcgccgcacgccagagccagtgagtgcacgcattgaatgTGAGAGGCATGTATGAACTCGTCTtatttaagggaataacgtagtttaatatgaaaaaacggtgaagtctTCCTTTTAACAGGGCTATGGGATTTACACTAGATTTCCCCTTTACCTAATACAAGAAGTGGAGTGTTGAGAAAAGCACCAATTCATGTACATACCATATATTCCTGCACAAGGTTTTCAGGATCTTCCCCCATGTACATACAAAGTCCCTTCAGGAGACACTCCTGGCCAGCATCTATATCACATTGAAATAAAAATTCTTGATTAGCAGGTTAATCTAACCTTCATTTAAGTCAACCACTGCTGGAAACGATcatggaaaaagaaagaaaagttcGACAAATACAATGTGAAGAAATATCAATATGATCAAAATCCCTTGTAAGGTTTGCATGATTTAAGACCCAGTATCACTCACATCAGTCATTTTCTCAATGATTGCTTGGAGACCTTTCCCTAtttgtccccctctcttttgGAACAGCTTTATCAGGTTGTCAGAGTGAAGGTCTATCTGAGACTGGAACTTGGATTGAAGTGGGACCGTCGTAATTCTTTTGAATTTTGCGTTGATCTGAAATAAAAGCATTAACAGGAAGGAAAGCAGATTTGAATTCCACATTCTAAACGTGCAAGGACAGTGTGGGTATGTACAGGGAAAGGGAGCACTACGTCCAAAATGCGGATGCTTAAGCTTGTAATGATTTAGGAGCGTGGACCTACTTGATACTGTTTCTTTGCATCCCTTACAGCTCCAGATTTCCACCACCTGACCCtgcaacatatatatatatatatatatatatatatatatatatatatatatatatatatataaaaacaataGGCACATTATTAAAACTTCAATCTTAACATCAATAACAAGCAAAGAGATATACTTACAATGTACTACCAAAATTCAGACTTCCATGTGAATTGATACCtttttaacacaaacacacatttttagATTCTAATTTTGATTTGAATTTGATTTAGAAGCCATACAACTGATGACAGTACTTACAATTGGAAGTGCGTGCAATAACATGGACCTATGGAAGAGAAAAAATAATTACATCAACTCATAAGCACACAAATCAACATgtcacaaaacaaatgcacaaatctaGAGTGAACTAAGGTCACTAAACATTTTCAAGTTTAATTTCTTTAAGAAATCTTTtgagcatgttttttttattattattttgcggCACAAACGAATCAAAATACTTATGTTCATAGTGTGGGTACAAACTTTCTATAACTATGTCCATGTGGCTATGCTAGCACTAACAGTAAAAGGTTTTCTTTGCAGTTTGCTAGCAACACACGTGGCGCACAGCTAACAGGCTTTCATTAACATACACCTTTTTAATATTCTTTATGCAACCTACCCTAACATTCATATTCTCCACGAAATTCCGAAATGCACTATCCAACTAATGGACAATATTTAGCTctaagctttatttattaatttcccAACCAGCCAACGGTTGCAGCACATTTCTAGCTAGTGCTGGTTTCATGGTAGCAGGTTCCGTAGACGggctaactaaaaaaaaaaaagccgctGAAAAAGACATCAAGGCTTCACAATGCAACGATTTTATACTGCAAGAAAACTGCTAGGAGATATGCTGTCTAATATAACATGATCATAAGGTTGATAAACTTACCTTTCAGTAGGTTAACTCGATTTTCATGACAGTCACCACCAGTGATGAGTTTTAGCCATAGGTTTTAGCCAACGATTCAACCACGATTCAAACGCTTCTTCTTCTACTGCTTGTCGTTTTAATTAGGAATTACAGCCACCTGCTGCTCTGGAGTATATCTGAACGTGAAATTTTCACTTCCAATTAACGTAAGAAAAATGAATACATCCAACATTCAAAATTAACTCTTCAAATCTACTCAATTAAAACATGTTTGCAAACGGAATGTAAAACAATCCTGTTGCATCTACCAGATTAATTCGTGTCACATCAATGACCCCCTATTTCCATTTTTTTCAGTGCACCCACATATGCACTTGCACTCTCAATCAAGTTAActtaaacagaaaataaaaatctacaaGAAGAAAACTGCAACAGACTTAAACTACCTCAATAAACAAATACCACATCAACCTCATAAACCTAATTTGCTCCTGACACATGGGATAAATCTGTCTTTGTGTccaataataattattaaataGTCTCTTCCAATAGAGGGTGAAAAAGGCAAAACCATAAACAGATGCCACATTAATATTAAATATTTCTTGGAGACCGTCGAACTAAATGCACAATGAGGCAcaacataaatatatattcCTTCATTAAGGGTTCATAAACCTAGTTTGCTCCTGACACATGGGCTACTGTGGCAAATAATTTTCTCTCGTGTCCAATAATAATCCTTAAATAGTCTCTAGTTCCAATAGGGGGTGTGTAATGGCAAACCATTACAGGACCTTATATGAAATTCCAAATTCCAAATTATTATCAGATGAAACTTGCTGCCTTTTGATCTCCATACCACTTCTAAATCAGTGAAGGTCTTGATGTTGGCTTCTGGCCATATCAGCACCATGTCCTGGTGTTCTTCTGACCCATCAGAGACgctcctgcctcctctcctggtgtcctttcctcttcttttttgtcAAGACTCCTCACTACAAACAGACAAGCAATCTGATCCATCCTCTGAAGGGTCACTGAAGTCAGACAGTGTataggacagaggagagggtggaggagggggtatTATGAGTTCATCGTTAAGATTCTTATATTGTTATAATATCCAATAGGCTCCTCATAGTCCTCCTCCTCGGAGTCGGAAGCTGTTGTGGAGCCCTCCATATCCGTGTCTGCGTCCATATCAGAGAGTTGGTCTTGGTTAATAGACAGATACAATGATTTTAACCTCACAACACTTATATGTAACTACTTATATATTTTACttgaaacaaacatacacaatgtACTATTACAGAGTTTAAAACTGCTGGTGAAAGATGATATTGGTGAGGCAATAAGGGAGTTTTTATCAGCTCATTAATGTAAATCAAACCATTCACCAGGTCCAGGTTATCCTCTCCTGCAGACTACCTATCAGAGTTAACATATCATGCTATTGGTGTATTTTTTAATTAGTAGACTGTTTGTCATACTTGCCATGACAGGACTGGACATTGGTTTCAGGCTAAACTTATTGAAACACTGGGTGGACAGAAGAATTCATGCATTGTTATGTTGTGTAGTGCACTTCAAataatacactgacacacagctgcGTGGGTTATGCTGCAAACTTTAGTGGAGTCCATTCAAAACTGTGTATCTCATAACGTGTTGATAActgttgcattctgggaaatgaaGTTCATTTCACTAGCTCATAACAACACACATCTTATGTAGACTCAACTCCATGGTAAATGATAAATCTGGATTCAAAGCATACACATATTTAACACTTATATGTAACAACTTATATATTTTACatgaaacaaacatacacaatgcCTTTTGACCTATGTTGACAGGAAAATGTGCATTCTTAATTATTAATCATCTAATAAttcaatataattattatgtaaTATTTCAATTATATGAGACATAATTTGTCTATATTTAGGTTTATGCTTAACTATTTAACAAGACaggacactgtcatgacacatgaaccctactACCTAACATATAATGACAAAAAATGAATGACAAGTAATGAGAGAAGCATTATGTCAACATATGACTTGTTTaaaatgtttatgacacgttcatgacagtgtcatcgataccttcaagtaaagtgtaacttTGAACACACCATCTTTCTGATTCCATGTTTCTACCACATTGTCTTATAACCTTCTGGCATGTGACTgacattttcagtcagaacaaagatatttctcacatactgtaaacatacaTGAAAACAGCATTAAATCAACATTATAggggtatgaataattttgttCATAACTAGCCTATGCCTAATTTCTGTTAGTTTATGCAAAACATTGCATGACAAGGTTTGGTGAACAAAACAGTTACTTCCTGGATGGAGGACAAGACATGCCATCATAGCAAACAAGCATATGTTGACTCAGAGAAAGTTAAAAGCTTAGTAAATATGAGGTGATAAGCTGATAAGATGATGATCTAAAACTCCAATAAACCTCGCCCTGTCTGCCTACATTGTTTGCATACACAAACAATGGTCACCTACCAACCAGGAAGAGGGGAATTTTTGATGGATTGACAGTAGACATAAGACACCAGATACAGTGCCCTCtgaaagtattggaacacatgcttaaagttaaatataaaatcatcttttggaaattgatcttaatgccttaaatgaaacaatgaggaaatattcaacctttaaggacatcatttttttgtgaatgaataatgtattgtaaatgaataaatgctttccttaaatacaggagtcataagtattggaacgcccatgttaaattcccgtagaggatttttattgttatttcatggatccaggacactatgcaccctgatgaagtccccttggcctttgggattaaaataaccccacatcaactctatacccttcaccatactaagagtttgcCATGTTTTATgacagttattagctgttagctaattagctggtttcatttaTCAAGGTTGGGGCCGTTATACCTTCAGGACTAGCAGCCTTGTGTGAGGCTAGTCTTACAATGGAGATGTGTTTGAGAGTGGCTGGAGTTGGGCAGAGTGCACAGGTTGGGTCACCTGTTGTAGTTATTGACTTGTGCCATGTGCATGCAAGAAGATCACAGACCCAGaatattaagtagcctaaatgcaTTAGGAAGAAAATATTCTACAGATGTGCAAATCTTGTTGCATTAATTCACATAAATGTTTACACATTTTGTTCATGCTCTCACATTTTTAAATACAGGTGTGCAAATGTGTTCTGCACCAAATGCACTGAGGTGAGTAGCAAAAATGTGAGTAGgatgttttttatttgtgaTGTGTGGCATGGGATTTTTGTACTTATACGAGTCGTAacttctgtgttttgtttgtaggaTTTTGTTTTAGTGCCAAATATACGTTCATATTCTTCTTCCATCATGGTATTTAGTTGTTTCAGTTATTCAGATTTAGAAATCCCtgaatgtcactgttttcattCCTAATCTATAAACCACTTTCAAAATAGATACATCTTGAATAAAATGTGATGTCTGGGGAAAGAAGTCATTCCTCTATTACTAACCTGAAAATGCCAACTGTTCAGAAATCAGGACACTAATCTACAGCAATAGTGCAGAGGGAGTCGGGTCAGAATCTGGTAAGTCCCaacattttaatattttaaCTGTGATTCTACTGTAGTTCACTTCTTCCAACAACAATATTTAATTAACACATATAGATATCCATGTCGTACCTGAATATCCCAGTTTTCTCCCTATGCATGCAGACAAACAATCATTTGGCAACTCCTCCCATATTTTTGGCAACACGCCACTGCTGTAACAGAATTtttgttggggggtggggattTGTGCTCAGATGGGTATAAAGTGCTAAGATGGGTATAAAGAGTATCAGTTGACTTGGGCGACAACAATCTGTATCACCCGTGAATCCACCTCCTGCATGGTAAGGGTGCCTGTAGACTGCACCTGCATCGTCATGAAGATCCTCATGGTCTTTTCCTGTGTGCTGCTTATGGGCATGGCAGGTAATCACTCTTTGCAAAATGTTGCTTTGGATCTCTATCACAGGAATATTTTATTCCGTCAGCACTAACTACACACTGTATAGATTTGTGCATGTTTTTAAACAATTCTAGGTTTTAATGTAATTTTTTATGCCTATAAATTGGCAATTTCGTCACATTTAATATATCTTCTTAATTTCATGAGAGATGAGTATTTTATTGAATCAGAATGATTTGAGTCTCTCGTGAAGCTGTGATATTTGTTGATGTATCTGTCTTGTATGTCCTTCAGTGACCACCTCTGccaaggcactggcctcctgcCCAGATGAAAAGGTGGACGTGGAGAAGAATCAGACTATTGATGAACTGGCCAGCGGACCTGAATATGGTTAGAAAATAATGTATTCAGTAATTACACACGTCTATCATTTTTCAATTGATGGGAACTTCTTCCTTTTTCACAGCACATCCTATGCAATATGGTATGTTGTCATAACTGAGGCCCTACAAAGGTCAAACAAAGCATCAAATACGTATACGATCTCTATAGAGTAGAAGAGCTGAAATTACCTTTCTATCACTTCAGATGAATCCAATGGTGGGAACAAGAGAGTCAAAAGATATGAAAATAACTATGATGGTAGTTTCCACTTCAAATGCCCAAGCCACGAAAGCATATCACGGATTAGAAGGTATACTGTGCTCTATTGTACTTCAGTATTGCTTTAGCTTTCTGATTACCATTTCAGCGTTTAAATGCCCTTTCAATATCGTTTGCAGTCGCCACCACAACCGCCATGAAGACAGACAATTTGCTTtcaactgcaaaaaaacattccaGTACAACCCAATATGCAGTGGGGGCTATTGGGTGAACAACTTTGATCAATCGTTTGCCCATATATGTCCCAATGACGGTGTCATAGCAGGCATTAGCAGTTACCACGACAACCACCACGAGGACCGCCGGTAATGCCCTGggatttattacagtgcatgaaaatgcactgtaggcctactgttcttcctaggcttcttcttattattattatagtaattTCTAGTTGTATTTTGGTAGCTCAAATAATCTTgggcacaaacactcacattttCATATCTAAATCAATTTTGTTGTAGTAGAACTTTAAAAATTCTGTCTTTGTTTAGATTTGCTTTCAAATGCTGCAAATCCCAATTCTACCAAAAATTAAAAGGTTGCTACTGGACCGGGTATGTGAACTCCTTTGATAAGTACATTGACTGGCAGCCCAGTCACGGCTACTACCTTGCTGGTGTCTCCTCCTACCACGACGACCATCATGAGTAAGAGCTTTCTTATTTCCTTTCCTTGGGTGCAATTCTCAGTTCTATTAAGACTTTCAAAACCAACTGTTAATGTTGTTAATTACTGACTGAAGATTAAATGAGCGTATTTTATGTAATTGAAAGACGTCACAATGGCTGCTTGTTGATTTCTCTACTGTACTAGAGTATTATCTGCATAGAATTAATTGATGAAAACTGAGTAAAAGGTCATATTGTTttgctttcttcttcttcataggGATCGTCGCTTCAAATTCTATGTCTGCAACATGGTA from Sardina pilchardus chromosome 7, fSarPil1.1, whole genome shotgun sequence encodes the following:
- the LOC134088178 gene encoding hemagglutinin/amebocyte aggregation factor-like, with amino-acid sequence MVRVPVDCTCIVMKILMVFSCVLLMGMAVTTSAKALASCPDEKVDVEKNQTIDELASGPEYDESNGGNKRVKRYENNYDGSFHFKCPSHESISRIRSRHHNRHEDRQFAFNCKKTFQYNPICSGGYWVNNFDQSFAHICPNDGVIAGISSYHDNHHEDRRFAFKCCKSQFYQKLKGCYWTGYVNSFDKYIDWQPSHGYYLAGVSSYHDDHHEDRRFKFYVCNMVLRYCT